In the Dioscorea cayenensis subsp. rotundata cultivar TDr96_F1 chromosome 12, TDr96_F1_v2_PseudoChromosome.rev07_lg8_w22 25.fasta, whole genome shotgun sequence genome, one interval contains:
- the LOC120273279 gene encoding probable leucine-rich repeat receptor-like protein kinase At1g35710: MWFIHPFQLWHYDYDVKAVVKVNNRSAFYSISMQNEHRNASKAIASSIALHPRMKPRPLDILVLLLFLFPRFHLICNADTEAVALLKWKSSLFNPESLSSWSQTNGTSHCRWSGITCNSANRIVKLSLPNRSLNGTLDELDLTSLPNLTKLDLSRNMLTGSIPRNLSALSRLTSLDISHNGLETSDFSKFKVMPTLTYLSLRSNFLTLEFPSFILNCTNLTVLDLSYNGLKGTIPDSLGTNLVKLQYLNLSLNSFSGSIPSSIGNLVHLQKMILNGNKLSGLIPTEIGNMASLEQLDMNSNFLEGQLPSTMAQLEYLMYLSLSYNKLNGSIPTGLGKGGLLYVAKFWDNRFSGELPESLCSGFKLQHLNVGNNNFYGALPYWLRNCTGLVKIVFNDNYFTGDISKAFGVHPNLKYLYLNGNQLTGTLSTEWGPCASLTSFIINGNHISGEIPKEFGNITRLRDLNLASNLLTGEIPDELGNLSSLRSLNLNNNMLSGHIGRISRLTQLFHLKLSGNKLLGQIAAELGNSSGLHYLDLSHNLLEGHIPSTIGGMVKLEDLHLSGNKFSGEISEKLGDLKNLMHLDLSSNELSGSIPSNLARLTALKLLNVSHNNLSGHIPEAFSDMYSLCSIDFSYNMLTGPIPSGEVFHNASKAYVGNDGLCGDAVGLLQCGFSPSDQGSHKKHATLLITITVPVAGCSLMLLVAIALACSRQRTSKVAETENYSLVWDMGLKFKFTDVMEAIDNFNEAYCIGKGSFGVVYKAELPSGQVLAVKRHHFSDESDIQENNVRSFLNEIQILLGVRHRNIVKLHGSCMRKGVMYLVYDYVERGSLGDVLYNVLGGLTFDWAMRVKVIHGVAHALAYLHNDCSPSIVHRDISINNVLLDDDFEPKLCDFGTAKLLTHDASSCTAVVGSYGYIAPELAYMTKFTDKCDVYSFGVVTLEVMMGIHPGELLLNLPSMSSSSQGNDQLLKDVLDHRLLPPTGQLAEQVVFIVKIALACIQTDPASRPAMLSIAQELSTMRKSYLSEPLGTITIKDLLQVSRRGEVLK, encoded by the exons atgtggtttatccaccctTTTCAATTGTGGCATTATGATTATGACGTAAAGGCTGTAGTCAAAGTTAACAACCGATCTGCATTCTATTCTATTTCCATGCAAAACGAACATAGAAATGCATCAAAAGCAATTGCTTCATCCATTGCGCTTCATCCAAGGATGAAACCTAGGCCATTAGACATCCTCGTTCTCCTACTCTTCCTCTTCCCACGTTTCCACTTGATATGCAACGCAGACACAGAAGCAGTGGCCCTTCTGAAATGGAAGTCTAGCTTGTTCAACCCTGAATCTCTGAGCTCATGGAGTCAGACCAATGGCACCAGCCACTGTCGCTGGTCTGGCATCACCTGCAACTCAGCCAATAGGATAGTTAAGCTCAGCTTGCCAAACCGCAGCCTCAATGGCACGCTCGACGAGCTAGACCTAACCTCTCTACCAAATCTCACCAAACTTGACCTAAGCAGAAATATGCTGACTGGTTCAATCCCAAGAAACCTCTCTGCTCTCTCCAGGCTCACTTCATTGGATATCAGCCACAATGGTTTAGAGACTTCAGATTTCTCCAAGTTCAAAGTTATGCCAACATTGACATACCTTTCACTCCGATCCAACTTTCTGACACTGGAATTCCCATCCTTCATACTCAATTGCACTAATCTAACCGTCCTTGATCTATCATATAATGGGCTCAAGGGAACAATACCAGATTCCCTTGGAACCAATCTGGTTAAGCTTCAGTACCTGAATCTCTCCCTCAACTCATTCTCTGGGTCGATACCTTCAAGTATAGGCAACCTTGTTCATCTCCAAAAAATGATCCTCAATGGCAACAAACTAAGCGGTCTTATCCctacagagataggaaacatGGCTTCACTAGAGCAATTAGACATGAACAGCAATTTCTTGGAGGGGCAGTTACCAAGTACAATGGCTCAGCTTGAGTACCTTATGTACCTAAGTTTATCCTATAACAAGTTAAATGGTAGCATCCCTACTGGTCTTGGCAAGGGGGGTCTGCTCTACGTTGCCAAATTCTGGGACAATAGGTTCTCTGGGGAGCTGCCGGAGTCTCTGTGCAGTGGATTCAAGCTCCAGCACCTCAATGTGGGCAATAACAACTTCTACGGAGCACTGCCTTATTGGTTGCGCAACTGCACCGGATTAGTGAAAATAGTGTTCAATGACAATTATTTCACGGGAGACATATCAAAGGCCTTCGGGGTGCATCCAAACCTCAAATATTTGTACCTCAATGGGAACCAGCTGACTGGAACTCTGTCAACAGAATGGGGACCGTGCGCTAGCTTGACATCCTTCATTATTAACGGCAATCATATATCTGGTGAGATTCCAAAGGAATTTGGTAACATTACCAGGCTGCGAGACCTGAACTTAGCTTCAAACCTATTGACAGGGGAGATACCAGATGAATTGGGAAACTTGAGCTCGTTGCGGAGTCTTAATCTCAACAACAATATGTTATCAGGCCATATCGGAAGAATTAGCCGCTTGACTCAGCTCTTTCATCTCAAATTGTCAGGAAACAAACTATTAGGACAGATTGCAGCAGAGTTGGGAAACTCTAGTGGGTTACATTATCTTGATCTCAGCCACAACTTGTTAGAGGGTCATATCCCTTCAACAATTGGAGGCATGGTCAAGCTCGAGGATCTTCACTTATCTGGAAACAAATTCTCTGGTGAGATATCAGAGAAGCTTGGTGACCTCAAAAACTTAATGCATTTGGATTTGAGCAGCAATGAATTGTCTGGGTCAATACCTTCCAATTTAGCAAGGCTTACGGCTTTGAAGCTGCTCAATGTATCTCACAACAACCTCTCAGGTCACATCCCGGAAGCATTCTCAGATATGTATAGTCTATGCTCCATTGATTTCTCTTATAATATGCTAACAGGGCCAATTCCTTCTGGAGAAGTTTTTCACAACGCATCTAAGGCTTACGTTGGTAATGATGGTTTGTGTGGAGATGCTGTTGGTCTGCTCCAGTGTGGGTTCAGTCCCTCAGACCAAGGATCTCACAAGAAACACGCAACATTACTTATCACCATCACTGTCCCGGTGGCTGGATGCTCCCTTATGCTGCTAGTTGCCATTGCATTAGCATGCAGTAGACAACGGACCAGCAAAGTCGCTGAAACTGAAAACTATTCCTTAGTGTGGGATATGGGTCTCAAGTTTAAATTCACTGATGTCATGGAAGCCATTGATAACTTCAATGAAGCCTACTGCATAGGAAAAGGAAGTTTTGGGGTGGTGTACAAGGCTGAATTGCCCTCTGGCCAAGTATTGGCTGTGAAGCGACACCATTTTTCTGATGAGAGTGACATTCAGGAGAACAATGTAAGAAGTTTCTTGAATGAGATCCAAATTTTGTTGGGAGTGAGGCACCGCAATATTGTGAAGTTACACGGATCTTGCATGAGGAAAGGTGTGATGTACTTGGTATATGACTATGTGGAGAGAGGAAGCTTAGGCGATGTCCTGTACAATGTGCTTGGGGGATTGACATTTGATTGGGCAATGAGAGTGAAAGTGATTCATGGAGTGGCTCATGCTTTAGCTTACCTACACAATGACTGCTCGCCGAGCATTGTCCATCGagatatatcaataaataatgtCTTGTTAGATGATGATTTCGAGCCAAAGCTCTGCGATTTTGGAACTGCTAAGCTGCTGACACATGATGCATCTAGTTGCACTGCTGTTGTGGGCTCCTATGGTTACATTGCTCCAG AGCTTGCATACATGACCAAGTTCACGGACAAGTGTGATGTGTATAGTTTCGGAGTAGTGACACTGGAGGTTATGATGGGAATACATCCTGGAGAGCTGCTTTTGAATTTACCATCAATGTCATCATCCTCTCAAGGAAATGATCAACTTCTGAAAGATGTGTTGGACCACAGGCTGCTCCCTCCCACAGGCCAATTAGCTGAACAGGTTGTGTTCATAGTGAAGATTGCTCTAGCCTGCATTCAGACCGATCCGGCGTCAAGGCCTGCAATGCTTTCCATAGCTCAAGAGCTGTCAACCATGCGAAAGTCTTATTTGTCTGAGCCATTGGGAACTATCACCATAAAAGATCTCTTACAGGTTTCAAGAAGAGGTGAAGTATTGAAATGA
- the LOC120273360 gene encoding protein LIGHT-DEPENDENT SHORT HYPOCOTYLS 4-like: MDSSSTDPPSTSSPNPVSGDQPQPSDQPPPPPPPSPSPPPPPPPPTSSASSSSHQLSRYESQKRRDWNTFLQYLKNHKPPLTLARCSGAHVIEFLKYLDQFGKTKVHASGCTYFGQPSPPAPCACPLRQAWGSLDALIGRLRAAYEENDGKPETNPFGARAVRIYLREVRETQAKARGIPYEKKKRKRGNQPPPPPPPAAAAAAATAAASSSDVVPERAEDQPPPPPSSSSSAPAIVTAGSADQAVEDTPPVGSPAS, from the coding sequence ATGGACTCTTCCTCTACTGATCCCCCTTCCACTTCCTCTCCCAACCCTGTCTCCGGCGACCAACCTCAACCTTCCGACcaacctccaccaccaccaccaccatcaccatcaccaccaccaccaccaccaccacctacTTCATCAGCTTCATCCTCTTCCCATCAACTCAGCCGCTACGAGTCACAGAAACGAAGAGACTGGAACACGTTCCTTCAATACCTCAAGAACCACAAACCTCCGTTAACTCTCGCGCGATGCAGCGGCGCCCACGTCATCGAGTTCCTCAAATACTTAGACCAGTTCGGCAAAACCAAGGTGCACGCTTCCGGCTGTACCTACTTCGGCCAACCAAGCCCACCGGCACCATGCGCGTGCCCGCTTCGTCAAGCCTGGGGCTCCCTTGACGCACTCATTGGCCGGCTCCGTGCTGCCTACGAGGAGAACGACGGCAAGCCTGAGACCAATCCCTTCGGTGCTCGTGCTGTCAGGATCTATCTTAGAGAAGTTAGAGAAACGCAAGCTAAAGCTAGAGGAATTCCTTATGAGAAGAAGAAGCGCAAGCGTGGTAAccaacctcctcctcctcctcctcctgctgctgctgctgctgctgctactgctgctgcttCTTCTTCGGATGTAGTGCCTGAGCGAGCTGAAGAtcaacctcctcctcctccttcgtCTTCTTCATCAGCTCCGGCCATTGTTACTGCTGGTTCTGCTGATCAAGCTGTTGAAGATACTCCTCCAGTTGGTTCTCCGGCTTCTTGA